The Mangrovibacterium diazotrophicum DNA window ATCGGGTAAAGTAGAAAAACCCTCCGTCATCAAATCAACCACATTTTCAGTGTAGCCCAGCTTATCAATTTTCTTCTGACTCCAAACCCAATTATTCGATTCATCCCTGTGAACCAGCTTTTTATCGTAGAGTGTTTTCAAAAAGCTGTGAATAAAGAAAGGATTTCCTTTCGTTTTTTGGTAGACATGGTTTCCAAGCTCCAGAGCCTGATCTTTCTTCATCCCAAACGAATCGGCTATAATCAAACATGTTGTTTCCAGCTTGAGAGGCTGTAAACTGATCTTTTTTATTCGCAAAGCAGAATCCTGCATCTGCCGGAGCGTAATCATCAGCGGGTGTCCTTTGTCGACTTCGTTGTCCCGGTACGCGCCGAGGATTAAAATCTGGTCTTGTCGGGGATTCTGCACAATGCGCCGCATCAGGTTCAGCGAAGGTAAATCAGCCCACTGGAGGTCGTCTAAAAATATCACCAGCGGATGCTCCGTTGTACTGAACGCATAAATAAAGTCGAGCAAAACCATGTTGAACCGATTCTCCTGCTCGGCCGGTTGAAGTTTCTCGACCGGCGGTTGGTAGTCAATAATTTTTGAAAGCAGTGGAACAACTTCGGTTATCAATGCCGCATTTTCACCCAGAACCTGGCTAATTCGTTCTTTCCAAAATTCAATTTTACTCTCCGGCTCCGACAACAGATTCCGAATAAAGTCGCGGATCGCCTCAATAAAGGCAAAATAGGGAATGTCTTTTTTGAACTGATCAAACTTACCACTGACAAATGTCCCCTGACGCTGAATAATCGGAAATTTTATATGACGAATCAAAGCCGATTTCCCCACACCGGAGTAGCCGCCAACCAGCACTAAAATCGATTTCAGCTCATTTAAACTTTCGTAATACTCCACCAGCTCAGCCAATTCAACCTCGCGCCCGTAAAGTTTCTGACTGGGCTTATACTGATCGACAAAATCGTTTTGTCCCGCTGTAAATTCAACTAAAGGTTTTCCATTTAGGTAATGCTTTTTTATCGTTTGCAAATCAGCTTTCAGCGAGGCTGCGTTGTGGTAACGTTCATCCGGATTTTTATCGAGCAATTTGAAAATAACCTGCTCCAAGCCGGTTGGCAAATTCGGCACAACTGAACTGATGGGAAGTGGATTGCGAGACAAATGAAAATGAATGACCTCCAGGGGATCAATTGAATCGAAAGGAGGTTTGCCGGTAAGCAATTCGTACAATAAAATACCACAGGAATAAAAATCGCAACTCTGTGTGATGGCAAATGAAGTCCGGCCGGTTTGTTCGGGAGCAATATAAGCCAATGTTCCCTCAATTTGCTCCAGGCTCAGCAAATCATTGGTCTCAGACTGCAGATTCGAGGAAATCCCAAAATCCAGCAGTTTCAACTGACCGGAATTGTCCAGCATCACATTGCTTGGATTGATATCCTTGTGGATGACTTGATTTTGATGCAGGTAAAGCAGCACCTCGGCCAATTGAATTCCAATATCCAAAACTTCCGCAATAGACATTCTGCGCTCAAAAACCCGTTTGCGCAAATCAATGCCATCGACGTATTCCTGAACGAGGGTCACCGTGTTTCCGCTTGTCAACAGTTCGTGTACTTTGGGAACGGCAGGATGATCCAGACGACGAAGGATTTCGTACTCGTGAGCCAATTTCGACGCTAACAGAATATTTCCATCAAGCAGTTGCGACTGTTTCAAAACAACTTGCACACCGTCAGCTTCCCTGGTCGCCAAAATGATCTGATTTCGATCATTGGCAAACAAGGTGCGAAGTTTCCGGTAATCGTGATCGATAATTCGTGTTTCGGCCACACTCATATTATAATTTTTGGATGGATAATAAACCGTAGAACCAAAGGTTTTTTTCCAATGCTTCGTACTGTCGGATGGACGCGAAATGGTTCCCGTGGTTGACACGATTTCGTAAACCAACAACTTTCAAAAATTGTCCAAAGGTCCACAACTTGCTGGCCATGGAATGCAAATGTCGCAGCGAAGGCCTTGTGTACCGGGTAATATCCTCCATCTGAAACCCGGTAAAACCGCAAGCTTCAACATTCTGTTGATGTTCGGCTTGTGTATCGATATCTTTGATCGACCATCCGTTTAACCAGGCATGCAACAAATCTTCGCCCGCAGGTTCGAGTGGACGGGCTATTCGAAAATAGTCGGCGCAGATCAAGCGACCACCGGGTTTCAGCAGCCGGAATGCTTCCTTGTAAAAGTCTGCTTTGTTAGCCGAGTGGCACATGCTCTCGCACGCCCAAATCACCGAAAAAGACTCATCTTCAAAATTGGTATGGTGATAGTCTTGCTCTGAGAATTTAACCCGGGAAGAAAGCTTTCTTTTTCGAGCTTCTTTTTGTGCAATCTCGACCTGGTGAGGAACCAACGTTATTCCATTCACCTCTACATTGAATCGTTCGGCTAACCAAATCGAGCTGGCTCCCTGACCGCAACCTGCATCCAAAATTCGGTCGCCATCAGCAATATTAACGGCCTGTGCCATTACCTCGTTTAAACGGGTCAGTGCTGTACCGTGGCTCTCTGCTTGCTCATCGTGAAAGCCAAAATGAACAGATCGGGTTTTTTGACGAAACCAAAGAATGCGGTAGTCCAGGCGGGTGTTGTCGTAATAACTGACAATTGATTTTCTGTATTCAAAATCCATTTTTGTGCTCTTTTAGGTTAACCTTTCAATGCCCAATCGTCCAACAAATTCTTTGGAATCCGGAAGCCCGATTCTTTATCTTTCCGAAAGTGTTTATTCAGTATCGCGATCATGATTCCTCCAACAGATTTCATGGCATCATCAATCGCATCCTCCTCCAGTTCCTCGATCGGAAGTTCTGTTCCCGGCACATGAATGGCAAGG harbors:
- a CDS encoding SAM-dependent methyltransferase; translated protein: MDFEYRKSIVSYYDNTRLDYRILWFRQKTRSVHFGFHDEQAESHGTALTRLNEVMAQAVNIADGDRILDAGCGQGASSIWLAERFNVEVNGITLVPHQVEIAQKEARKRKLSSRVKFSEQDYHHTNFEDESFSVIWACESMCHSANKADFYKEAFRLLKPGGRLICADYFRIARPLEPAGEDLLHAWLNGWSIKDIDTQAEHQQNVEACGFTGFQMEDITRYTRPSLRHLHSMASKLWTFGQFLKVVGLRNRVNHGNHFASIRQYEALEKNLWFYGLLSIQKL